From one Coffea eugenioides isolate CCC68of chromosome 11, Ceug_1.0, whole genome shotgun sequence genomic stretch:
- the LOC113752356 gene encoding uncharacterized protein LOC113752356, producing the protein MASSSRVVAQHELHTTIKMTTFQALYGYSPPQLAFDSVQTLVAAVETWMTWMEAKQQCIEVLKHNLEMAQNRMKQFADRQRSERHFEVGDWVYLKRQPYRQTSVAIRRNLKLSSKYYRPYRVLQKIGNAAYKLELPEGTSIHPVFHVSLLKPSAKKHSVTVDLPLTTSDGHLKVAPEVVLDTRTITRGRQKVAQVLVKWLNLSKEDVTWEDVTVIRSQFPEFLLNPSDLRGGYCYDHQNN; encoded by the coding sequence ATGGCTAGCAGCAGCAGAGTGGTGGCACAACATGAACTTCACACTACCATTAAGATGACTACTTTTCAGGCTTTGTATGGTTACTCTCCACCTCAGCTGGCATTTGACTCAGTCCAAACTCTAGTAGCAGCAGTGGAGACTTGGATGACTTGGATGGAGGCAAAACAACAGTGCATTGAGGTGTTAAAGCATAATCTGGAAATGGCTCAAAATAGGATGAAACAATTTGCAGACAGGCAAAGGTCAGAAAGGCACTTTGAGGTAGGAGATTGGGTTTACTTAAAACGTCAACCATACAGGCAAACTTCAGTAGCTATAAGGAGAAATCTGAAGCTGTCTTCCAAATATTATAGGCCATATAGAGTTTTGCAAAAGATAGGCAATGCAGCCTATAAATTGGAGTTACCAGAAGGGACATCGATCCACCCAGTTTTTCATGTATCACTATTAAAACCATCAGCCAAGAAACATTCAGTTACAGTAGACCTCCCTTTGACAACCAGTGATGGCCATCTGAAGGTTGCTCCAGAGGTAGTCTTGGATACAAGAACTATCACCAGAGGAAGACAAAAGGTGGCGCAGGTACTAGTCAAGTGGCTTAATCTGAGCAAAGAGGATGTTACTTGGGAGGATGTCACTGTCATCAGGTCACAGTTTCCAGAATTCCTGCTCAATCCTAGTGACTTAAGGGGCGGGTATTGTTATGATCATCAGAACAATTGA